A portion of the Desulfosoma caldarium genome contains these proteins:
- the cas10 gene encoding type III-A CRISPR-associated protein Cas10/Csm1 has product MGSHVTPRTRCLAGLLHDLGKFKQRAQLPQDQGLTHGKIGHEWLQLHYDDALVAEGARSHHGSDELVWKSNDLMVLYEADNCSASERRTTRASVKETSATWQRSVPLACVFSRVHNPHEDPPTSAPPPAYWTLPLKNGIPAPWHPPTRREGENSEAAYRQLWEAFERDFEKIKSHGNHQNVDVLLHLLEKYTGAIPSMTLRFKENDNEAAYRKHPDISLYDHLKTTAAFSVCLADYYLHKYEDVWDKKLLREEITGEASWSHDADCPFFLVGGDLSGVQRFIYTISSKGALKSLKGRSFFLELFLEHAVDTLLEALGLFRCNVIFTGGGHFYLVAPNLPRVESTLQTEAQRLNEYLFRDFNGTLELFVRWVPFRKADLRDVSGVWQQLAAALEEAKKRKGEAFLKELLAEPKEPNPDCYVDKCQVCGREDLPLKQLTIREAALPVCEPCRDQYVLGDLLQRASRRGAHQVIHRWRTEPKGLERDRYVKIDNRYYQPAAVRSGELRPHLESQPDAVYHLNDWDLAHYTHPGSRPLFAGIYLPPENAPQDLESMAQKGFGMERIAVLRMDVDRLGRIFSQALPHGERTFSLTAALSRQFSLFFKHHINAILEGADGYPAKTRLAQRPDGPRLLSLVYSGGDDLFLIGHWLDILEAALDIQSAFSQFTANPFITVSAGMAVGSAHEPVYRLADAAGFAEEQAKSPRREGGQEVSGRRAFTLLGSHTFPWKDDKSPDVTNVLKALQVLQPFVEIDSDHLRPRAHGLSKGFFYRLLQLVRLQRRQGVWALPKLAYLFGRTRVAESLEKEWMALKNYMFSSKADGWRHVEAALLILLMMMRKEETKDERGNGSDEH; this is encoded by the coding sequence ATGGGTTCCCATGTCACTCCACGCACGCGGTGCCTGGCAGGTCTTTTGCACGACTTAGGAAAATTCAAACAGCGGGCTCAGTTGCCCCAGGACCAAGGGTTGACGCATGGAAAGATCGGCCATGAATGGCTTCAACTCCACTATGATGATGCCCTCGTGGCCGAAGGCGCTCGAAGCCATCATGGCTCCGACGAGCTGGTCTGGAAAAGCAATGACTTGATGGTCCTTTACGAAGCCGACAATTGTTCGGCATCGGAGCGGCGTACCACGCGTGCTTCGGTTAAGGAAACCTCGGCCACTTGGCAGCGCAGTGTGCCCCTGGCCTGTGTATTTTCCAGGGTGCACAACCCGCACGAGGATCCACCCACAAGTGCGCCCCCGCCGGCCTACTGGACCTTGCCGCTGAAAAACGGAATTCCGGCACCATGGCACCCCCCGACGAGACGAGAAGGGGAAAACTCTGAGGCCGCGTACCGGCAGCTCTGGGAGGCTTTTGAACGCGACTTTGAAAAAATCAAAAGTCATGGGAACCATCAAAACGTGGACGTTCTTTTACACCTTCTTGAAAAATACACCGGTGCCATTCCTTCCATGACGCTGCGGTTCAAAGAAAATGACAACGAGGCAGCGTATCGCAAACATCCCGATATTTCCCTTTACGATCACCTGAAGACCACGGCAGCCTTTTCCGTGTGTCTTGCCGATTACTACCTGCACAAATACGAAGACGTGTGGGATAAAAAACTGCTTCGGGAAGAAATCACCGGAGAAGCCTCATGGAGCCACGATGCGGACTGCCCTTTTTTCCTTGTGGGCGGTGACCTGTCGGGTGTTCAACGCTTCATCTACACCATTTCGTCTAAAGGCGCCCTAAAATCCCTCAAGGGCCGATCTTTTTTCCTGGAGCTCTTCCTGGAACACGCCGTCGACACTCTTCTGGAAGCTTTGGGGCTCTTTCGATGCAACGTCATCTTCACCGGCGGCGGCCATTTCTACCTGGTGGCGCCCAACCTGCCCCGCGTGGAAAGCACCCTTCAAACAGAGGCGCAGCGGCTGAACGAGTATCTCTTTCGCGACTTTAACGGCACCTTAGAGCTGTTTGTTCGCTGGGTTCCCTTTCGCAAGGCAGACCTGAGGGACGTCAGCGGCGTGTGGCAACAATTGGCGGCAGCTTTGGAAGAGGCCAAGAAAAGAAAGGGTGAGGCGTTCTTGAAGGAACTCCTTGCCGAGCCCAAGGAGCCGAACCCCGATTGCTATGTGGACAAATGCCAGGTGTGCGGTCGTGAGGACTTGCCCCTGAAGCAGTTGACCATTCGGGAAGCGGCCCTTCCCGTCTGTGAGCCATGTCGCGACCAATATGTTCTTGGCGATTTGCTGCAACGGGCCTCACGGCGCGGCGCACATCAGGTGATCCACCGCTGGCGCACGGAGCCGAAGGGCCTGGAAAGAGACCGTTACGTGAAAATCGACAACCGATACTATCAACCTGCAGCGGTGCGTTCCGGCGAGCTGCGCCCCCACCTGGAGTCCCAACCCGATGCGGTCTATCACCTGAACGACTGGGACCTCGCCCATTACACGCACCCCGGAAGCCGCCCTCTTTTTGCCGGCATTTACCTTCCGCCTGAAAACGCGCCTCAGGATCTGGAATCCATGGCTCAGAAAGGCTTTGGCATGGAACGGATCGCCGTGCTGCGCATGGACGTGGATCGGCTGGGCCGCATCTTTTCCCAAGCGCTTCCTCACGGGGAACGCACCTTTTCTCTCACCGCGGCGCTATCTCGGCAATTCAGCCTCTTTTTCAAACACCACATCAACGCCATTCTGGAAGGCGCAGACGGCTATCCGGCCAAGACGCGACTGGCCCAGCGCCCCGATGGGCCTCGGCTTCTGAGCCTCGTTTATTCGGGCGGAGACGATCTGTTTCTCATTGGCCACTGGCTGGACATTTTAGAAGCGGCACTGGACATTCAAAGTGCCTTCTCCCAGTTCACGGCCAACCCGTTCATCACCGTGTCGGCGGGCATGGCCGTGGGCAGCGCTCATGAACCCGTCTATCGATTGGCCGATGCGGCCGGCTTCGCCGAAGAGCAGGCCAAGAGCCCTCGGCGCGAGGGCGGCCAAGAGGTTTCGGGTCGAAGGGCATTTACCCTTCTGGGATCCCACACTTTTCCCTGGAAGGACGACAAGAGCCCAGACGTCACCAACGTTCTGAAAGCATTGCAGGTGCTTCAACCTTTCGTGGAAATCGACTCCGATCATCTGCGCCCTCGAGCCCACGGGCTTTCCAAGGGATTTTTTTACCGGCTTTTGCAGCTCGTGCGCCTGCAGCGCCGTCAAGGCGTCTGGGCTCTTCCCAAGTTGGCTTACCTTTTTGGAAGAACCCGTGTGGCAGAATCTTTGGAAAAGGAGTGGATGGCCCTCAAAAATTACATGTTTTCCAGCAAGGCCGATGGGTGGCGCCACGTTGAGGCGGCGCTTCTCATTCTCTTAATGATGATGCGCAAGGAGGAGACAAAGGATGAGCGGGGGAACGGATCAGACGAACATTAA
- the cas6 gene encoding CRISPR system precrRNA processing endoribonuclease RAMP protein Cas6: MENGLRPLHCVRLRVDIQARKPIELPAYKGSTLRGALGTALKHSCCAARRRSCDTCLLRFSCLYVYLFETPLLRESPEDLRYRNAPHPFVLQLRMDGPMRLETGALWSFDMTVIGRAIQWTPYLVLAAQRMGDLGIGKGRGTFDVKRVLSLDAQGNPWEELYSDGTLRLPEKKLSLTLNHDQASVLAQGRARFRFLTPVRLVSQGEPVRRPDFYVLMATLLRRLANLYKFHAESETHKDLDLPVPALLEQARSVRVAENRTRWFDWERYSHRQGRRMRLGGLVGDVIFEGDLKTFGPYLSAGRWIHVGKGTSFGLGRYDFEDDTEGE, encoded by the coding sequence ATGGAAAACGGGTTGCGGCCACTGCATTGCGTGCGCCTACGCGTGGACATTCAAGCGCGGAAACCCATCGAACTTCCAGCTTATAAAGGAAGCACGCTGCGCGGCGCCTTGGGTACGGCGCTCAAACACAGCTGCTGTGCGGCACGGCGGCGTTCCTGTGACACCTGTCTTTTGCGATTTTCCTGCCTTTACGTTTATCTCTTTGAAACGCCCCTTCTTCGCGAATCGCCGGAAGACCTTCGATACCGCAATGCTCCTCACCCATTCGTGTTGCAGCTGCGCATGGACGGTCCGATGCGGTTGGAAACCGGCGCCCTGTGGTCCTTTGACATGACCGTAATCGGTCGGGCCATTCAATGGACTCCTTATCTGGTCCTGGCGGCACAACGCATGGGGGACTTGGGCATCGGCAAGGGGCGAGGCACCTTTGACGTGAAGCGGGTCCTTTCCCTCGACGCCCAGGGTAACCCGTGGGAAGAGCTCTACAGCGACGGAACGCTTCGACTTCCCGAAAAAAAGCTGTCTTTGACCCTAAACCACGACCAGGCGTCGGTCTTGGCTCAGGGTCGCGCGAGGTTCCGCTTCTTGACTCCGGTTCGCCTGGTGTCTCAAGGTGAACCTGTGCGCCGTCCCGATTTTTATGTGCTCATGGCCACGCTGCTCAGGCGTTTGGCAAATCTTTACAAGTTTCACGCGGAATCGGAAACCCATAAGGACCTAGACTTGCCGGTTCCTGCCTTGCTGGAACAGGCCCGGTCGGTTCGCGTCGCAGAAAACCGCACGCGATGGTTTGACTGGGAGCGGTATTCCCATCGGCAAGGGCGCAGGATGCGGCTAGGGGGTCTGGTGGGTGACGTTATTTTTGAAGGAGATTTAAAAACCTTTGGCCCCTATCTCAGTGCCGGCCGATGGATTCACGTGGGCAAAGGCACCAGCTTCGGCCTTGGTCGATACGACTTCGAAGACGATACAGAGGGGGAATGA